In Streptomyces qaidamensis, one DNA window encodes the following:
- a CDS encoding AfsR/SARP family transcriptional regulator, with translation MDYVNTFRFAVLGPVRAWRGERELDLGSPQQRVVLAALLLRRGRPLPLGELIDAVWGEEPPAAAVSVLRTYVSRLRKVLEPDRGPDGQPRVLVSVGDGYLLRVPDDGLDLAGFQSRVAQAKKARAAGDVSGAADLLHAALGGWRGAALTGLPGPLPETARSWLDEEWLAALEARLDADIELGRHHEVIAELFPLTAGHPLREELSRLLMLALYRSGRQAEALAAYRGTRAALVAELGVEPGLSLRDLHERILAADPALMPHPARHPAPAVPGQTGPSVRVAPSGAAPEDGTTADGATAGGTAPDDAARFGPADPHGPAFQPARPAQLPADLPTFAGRDPELDRIGNLLPRDGSPPSTVVISAIGGMGGIGKSTLAVHWAHRVADRFPGGQLYVNLRGFDPTGSALTPDEAVRGFLDALGVPPMRIPAGLDAQVALYRSLLARRRVLILLDNARDTEQVRPLLPGSPGCLVIVTSRNRLTGLVAGEGAHPLTLDQLSPAEAHDLLARRLGGDRLAAEPRAADEIVARCGRLPLALAIVAAHACAHPGFPLSAIADEVNESHGSLDAFTGGDDITTDVRAVFSWSYKALSAPAARLFRLLGLHAGPDISAPAAAALAGLAPREARGLLAELTRAHLLTEHFPGRYTLHDLLRVYAAERVGVEETPQERDLALHRLLTWYLHTADAAYPHITPNRRRIPLEPRPQDCRPLEFTTHERALDWCETERPNLIVAVHQAAQAGHTGTAWRLPAVLWGFFYLRSHVHDWLDAARTGLAAARGSGDREGVAQGLADTAAALRNAGRFDEAVEHLHQALALSRELGDREARASVIANLGDAYLHAGRLREAVEYARRGLALDRIAGNVWGEGIALSNLGDAYQRLGRYDEALDCLQRALVVLRAGGNRWVEGVTLDILGTIHHRLGRHGESVGHYRRALATHRDIGNRWGEGHTLGHLGDVHLHGGEPEAARASWRHALAIFAEFGHPDAEQVRERLDRLPDGPEDARAREAAPRRTA, from the coding sequence GTGGACTACGTGAATACCTTCCGTTTCGCTGTGCTGGGGCCGGTCCGGGCATGGCGTGGGGAGCGGGAACTCGACCTCGGCTCGCCCCAGCAGAGGGTGGTGCTGGCGGCGCTCCTCTTACGACGCGGGCGCCCTCTGCCGCTCGGCGAACTCATCGACGCCGTCTGGGGAGAGGAGCCGCCCGCTGCCGCCGTGTCCGTTCTGCGGACCTACGTGTCGCGCCTGCGCAAGGTGCTGGAACCCGACCGCGGCCCGGACGGGCAGCCTCGGGTGCTCGTCTCGGTCGGTGACGGATACCTGCTGCGCGTTCCGGACGACGGCCTGGACCTCGCCGGGTTCCAGTCCCGGGTCGCGCAGGCCAAGAAGGCGCGCGCCGCGGGCGACGTGTCCGGCGCCGCGGACCTGCTGCACGCCGCGCTCGGCGGCTGGCGGGGCGCCGCACTGACCGGACTCCCGGGCCCGCTCCCCGAGACGGCGCGCTCCTGGCTGGACGAGGAGTGGCTGGCCGCGCTGGAGGCCCGGCTGGACGCCGACATCGAGCTCGGACGCCACCACGAGGTGATCGCCGAGCTCTTCCCGCTCACCGCCGGACACCCCTTGCGTGAGGAGCTGTCCCGCCTGCTCATGCTCGCCCTGTACCGGTCGGGACGGCAGGCCGAGGCACTGGCCGCGTACCGCGGGACACGCGCCGCCCTGGTGGCGGAACTGGGCGTCGAACCCGGGCTGTCGCTCCGGGACCTCCACGAGCGCATCCTGGCCGCCGACCCGGCCCTGATGCCGCACCCGGCCCGGCATCCGGCTCCGGCGGTGCCCGGGCAGACCGGACCGTCCGTACGGGTGGCACCGTCCGGCGCCGCACCGGAGGACGGGACGACGGCCGACGGCGCGACGGCGGGAGGGACGGCGCCGGACGACGCGGCCCGCTTCGGCCCCGCCGACCCGCACGGTCCGGCGTTCCAGCCGGCCCGCCCCGCTCAACTCCCGGCGGACCTGCCGACGTTCGCCGGGCGCGACCCCGAACTCGACCGGATCGGCAACCTGCTGCCCCGGGACGGCAGCCCCCCGTCGACCGTGGTGATCAGCGCGATCGGCGGCATGGGCGGGATCGGCAAGTCGACCCTGGCCGTGCACTGGGCCCACCGCGTCGCCGACCGGTTCCCCGGCGGTCAGCTCTACGTCAATCTGCGCGGCTTCGACCCGACCGGCTCCGCGCTGACACCGGACGAAGCGGTACGCGGCTTCCTCGACGCGCTCGGCGTACCGCCGATGCGCATACCCGCGGGCCTCGACGCCCAGGTCGCGCTGTACCGCAGCCTGCTGGCCCGCCGCAGGGTGCTGATCCTGCTCGACAACGCCCGCGACACCGAACAGGTTCGCCCGCTGCTGCCCGGGTCCCCGGGTTGCCTGGTCATCGTCACCAGCCGCAACCGGCTCACGGGTCTGGTCGCCGGCGAGGGGGCGCACCCCCTGACGCTGGACCAGCTCTCCCCGGCCGAGGCGCACGACCTGCTGGCCAGGCGCCTCGGCGGCGACCGGCTGGCCGCGGAACCCCGGGCCGCGGACGAGATCGTCGCACGGTGCGGACGCCTGCCGCTGGCCCTCGCCATCGTCGCCGCGCACGCCTGCGCCCACCCCGGATTCCCGCTCAGCGCCATCGCCGACGAGGTGAACGAAAGCCACGGCAGCCTGGACGCCTTCACCGGCGGCGACGACATCACCACCGACGTACGGGCCGTCTTCTCCTGGTCCTACAAGGCGCTGTCCGCTCCGGCCGCGCGTCTGTTCCGGCTCCTGGGCCTGCACGCGGGGCCCGACATCTCCGCGCCGGCGGCGGCCGCCCTCGCCGGACTCGCCCCGCGTGAGGCGCGGGGGCTCCTTGCCGAACTGACCCGTGCCCACCTGCTCACCGAGCACTTCCCGGGGCGCTACACCCTGCACGACCTGCTCCGTGTGTACGCCGCCGAACGCGTAGGCGTGGAGGAGACCCCGCAGGAGCGGGATCTGGCGCTCCACCGGTTGCTGACCTGGTATCTGCACACCGCCGACGCGGCCTACCCGCACATCACCCCCAACCGCCGTCGCATCCCGCTGGAGCCGCGGCCGCAGGACTGCCGCCCGCTGGAGTTCACCACGCACGAACGGGCGCTGGACTGGTGCGAGACCGAACGGCCCAACCTGATCGTCGCCGTACACCAGGCCGCCCAGGCCGGGCACACCGGCACCGCGTGGCGACTGCCCGCCGTCCTGTGGGGGTTCTTCTACCTCCGCAGCCATGTGCACGACTGGCTGGACGCCGCACGGACGGGTCTGGCCGCCGCCCGCGGCTCCGGGGACCGGGAGGGGGTGGCCCAGGGCCTGGCCGACACGGCGGCCGCACTGCGCAACGCCGGCCGGTTCGACGAGGCCGTCGAGCACCTGCACCAAGCGCTGGCGCTGAGCCGGGAGCTCGGGGACAGGGAGGCCCGGGCCTCGGTGATCGCCAATCTGGGCGACGCGTACCTGCACGCGGGCCGGCTCCGCGAAGCCGTCGAGTACGCCCGCCGCGGGCTGGCCCTCGACCGTATCGCGGGCAACGTCTGGGGCGAGGGCATCGCCCTGAGCAACCTGGGCGACGCCTACCAGCGCCTGGGGCGTTACGACGAGGCCCTCGACTGTCTGCAGCGGGCGCTGGTCGTGCTGCGGGCGGGCGGCAACCGCTGGGTCGAGGGCGTCACGCTGGACATCCTCGGCACGATCCACCACCGGCTCGGCCGCCACGGCGAGTCCGTCGGTCACTACCGCCGGGCGCTCGCGACCCACCGGGACATCGGCAACCGCTGGGGCGAGGGCCACACGCTGGGCCATCTCGGGGACGTCCACCTCCACGGCGGAGAGCCCGAGGCGGCCCGGGCGAGCTGGCGGCACGCCCTCGCGATCTTCGCGGAGTTCGGCCACCCGGACGCCGAGCAGGTCCGGGAGCGGCTCGACCGCCTGCCGGACGGCCCGGAGGACGCGCGCGCCCGCGAGGCCGCGCCGAGACGGACCGCCTGA
- a CDS encoding glycosyl hydrolase — MRRPPLRSRISFLLALLLVVAGVTGTALLIQDQRPDGVSIAGTPAAGVGSPEHTVTFRNTTDHRIWIGSTVNADGSAPLTGLPTLDPGASATVTIPEHSGAGHWRGKFFAREGCTGEEGSTFHCAVGDCGPYADRCSTGEQPTGLAEFNFDPKDGAAPWYNVSYVNAVASPVTITPDGVTPPRSGECAPAGCATDLLAACPADDLVEDGATGRPLVCVNPNRDARTPYSDALAARCPTAYSWSKHDTEQGNQVVYQCRECTGLTVTFHGTGDGAGAPGPGPAVTQRPGSDGGAPAASRKGVGLNSVAGASEALADSGSSWYYNWASSADGVTGTTGAEFVPMIWGPGSVTDAELGQAAREGKALLGFNEPDHPDQADLSPEQALDLWPRLESTGLRLGAPAVASGADVPGGWLDRFMTGAAQRGLRVDFIPLHWYGADFGPGAADQLRGYLQAVHDRYKKPVWLTEYALTDFSRGAPRYPSEQEQTDFVRSSTEMLGKLDFVERYAWFALSKETSPTGLYDGAVPGASGRIYREVR; from the coding sequence ATGCGTAGACCGCCCCTCCGCAGCCGCATCTCGTTCCTGCTCGCGCTGCTCCTGGTCGTGGCCGGTGTCACCGGCACCGCGCTGCTGATCCAGGACCAGCGCCCGGACGGCGTGAGCATCGCCGGGACACCGGCCGCCGGCGTCGGCTCCCCCGAGCACACCGTCACCTTCCGCAACACCACGGACCACCGCATCTGGATCGGCAGCACGGTCAACGCCGACGGTTCGGCCCCGCTCACCGGGCTGCCCACCCTGGACCCCGGCGCGTCGGCCACGGTCACGATCCCCGAGCACTCCGGTGCCGGGCACTGGCGCGGCAAGTTCTTCGCCCGCGAGGGCTGCACCGGCGAAGAGGGAAGCACGTTCCACTGCGCCGTCGGCGACTGCGGCCCCTACGCCGACCGGTGCTCGACCGGTGAACAGCCCACCGGTCTGGCCGAGTTCAACTTCGATCCGAAGGACGGCGCGGCACCCTGGTACAACGTCAGTTACGTCAACGCCGTCGCGTCGCCGGTCACCATCACGCCGGACGGCGTGACGCCGCCCAGGTCGGGCGAGTGCGCGCCGGCGGGGTGTGCCACGGACCTGCTGGCCGCCTGCCCGGCGGACGACCTGGTCGAGGACGGGGCCACCGGCCGCCCCCTGGTGTGCGTCAATCCGAACCGGGATGCCAGGACGCCCTACAGTGACGCGCTCGCCGCGCGCTGCCCGACGGCGTACAGCTGGTCCAAGCACGACACCGAACAGGGCAACCAGGTCGTGTACCAGTGCCGGGAGTGCACAGGCCTGACGGTCACCTTCCACGGCACCGGCGACGGCGCCGGCGCACCCGGGCCCGGCCCCGCCGTCACCCAGCGGCCCGGCAGCGACGGCGGCGCCCCGGCCGCCTCCCGCAAGGGCGTCGGCCTGAACTCCGTCGCGGGCGCCTCCGAGGCCCTGGCCGACTCCGGTTCGTCCTGGTACTACAACTGGGCCTCCTCCGCCGACGGCGTCACCGGCACCACCGGCGCCGAGTTCGTCCCGATGATCTGGGGTCCGGGCTCGGTCACCGACGCCGAACTGGGGCAGGCCGCCCGCGAAGGGAAGGCGCTCCTGGGCTTCAACGAGCCGGACCATCCGGACCAGGCCGACCTGTCACCCGAGCAGGCCCTCGACCTGTGGCCCCGGCTGGAGTCCACCGGCCTGCGGCTGGGTGCGCCCGCGGTCGCCTCCGGCGCGGACGTGCCGGGCGGCTGGCTGGACCGGTTCATGACCGGGGCCGCACAGCGGGGCCTGCGGGTCGACTTCATCCCCCTGCACTGGTACGGCGCCGACTTCGGGCCCGGCGCGGCCGACCAGCTGCGCGGATATCTGCAGGCCGTCCACGACCGCTACAAGAAGCCGGTCTGGCTCACCGAGTACGCCCTGACCGACTTCTCCCGGGGCGCCCCGCGCTACCCGAGCGAGCAGGAGCAGACCGACTTCGTCCGGTCCTCCACCGAGATGCTGGGCAAGCTGGACTTCGTCGAGCGCTACGCCTGGTTCGCGCTGTCGAAGGAGACCAGCCCGACGGGTCTGTACGACGGGGCGGTGCCCGGCGCGAGCGGGCGGATCTACCGCGAGGTGCGCTGA
- a CDS encoding DUF4913 domain-containing protein: protein MSSPESDPQEPAAPPGPPGLPAPSFILYFQGAQYVEALRQLTLWAHHVLLPVYGREVTSAAPWCSRWWEHPEAVAQLHGLWLAWMELTGPGSGPSGPANWHRDYLLPVMASLRDPSGPFAGCKPGAHRGKETPPVDLPDPFGPPPTAA from the coding sequence ATGAGCAGTCCCGAGTCCGACCCCCAGGAGCCCGCAGCCCCGCCGGGACCGCCCGGGCTCCCCGCACCGTCGTTCATCCTCTATTTCCAGGGCGCCCAATACGTCGAGGCGCTGCGGCAGCTGACCCTGTGGGCTCATCATGTGCTGCTGCCCGTCTACGGCCGGGAGGTCACCTCCGCCGCTCCCTGGTGCTCGCGCTGGTGGGAGCACCCCGAGGCGGTCGCACAGCTCCACGGCCTGTGGCTGGCCTGGATGGAGCTGACCGGCCCCGGGTCCGGCCCGAGCGGGCCCGCCAACTGGCACCGCGACTACCTGCTGCCGGTCATGGCGTCCCTTCGGGACCCCTCGGGCCCCTTCGCCGGCTGCAAGCCCGGCGCCCACCGGGGGAAGGAGACTCCCCCCGTCGATCTCCCCGACCCGTTCGGCCCGCCGCCGACCGCGGCGTGA
- a CDS encoding C40 family peptidase, with the protein MTQNPGARGRRTAAVVTLALALTATLHPPAGAEPQTLPEVRAELDRLYHRAEVATERYNALDGKITRQEKRLGTLRAQVAAAERKLSRLTALAGAAARSQYRGGGVPAEVQFALARDPERALDNASLARQAQLATRRTVGALTTAQEELRTRSDAEGEELRRLRKNRGSLGSHRRTIQSRIREARKVESGLAEKQRRELAALEHRAADEAQAEWVRSGVLDGAGTEGSSAGREAVVFATRELGKPYVWGAEGPDSYDCSGLTSQAWLAAGVVIPRTSQEQWRLLHRVPVAKMRPGDLIIHNADASHVSLYIGDGRMIHAPRPGRNVTVAPAGSMEILGVVRPDA; encoded by the coding sequence ATGACACAGAACCCGGGCGCGCGCGGCCGCCGGACCGCGGCCGTCGTCACGCTGGCCCTGGCCCTGACGGCGACGCTCCACCCGCCCGCCGGCGCCGAACCGCAGACTCTCCCCGAGGTGCGCGCCGAACTCGACCGCCTCTACCACCGGGCCGAGGTCGCCACGGAGAGGTACAACGCCCTGGACGGCAAGATCACGCGGCAGGAGAAGCGCCTCGGCACGCTCCGGGCCCAAGTGGCCGCGGCCGAGCGGAAACTGAGCCGTCTGACCGCACTGGCCGGGGCGGCGGCCCGCTCCCAGTACCGCGGGGGCGGTGTCCCGGCCGAGGTGCAGTTCGCCCTCGCCCGCGATCCGGAACGCGCTCTGGACAACGCGTCCCTGGCCCGTCAGGCGCAGCTGGCCACCCGGCGGACGGTCGGCGCCCTGACCACGGCTCAGGAGGAACTGCGCACCCGCAGCGACGCGGAGGGCGAGGAGCTGAGGCGGCTGCGGAAGAACCGCGGTTCCCTCGGCTCCCACCGCAGGACGATCCAGTCGCGCATCCGGGAGGCCCGGAAGGTGGAGTCGGGGCTGGCGGAGAAGCAGCGCCGTGAACTGGCCGCGCTCGAACACAGGGCAGCCGACGAGGCCCAGGCGGAGTGGGTGCGGTCGGGCGTCCTCGACGGCGCGGGCACCGAGGGCAGCAGCGCGGGCCGCGAGGCCGTGGTCTTCGCGACCAGGGAGCTGGGCAAGCCGTACGTCTGGGGCGCCGAGGGCCCCGACTCCTACGACTGCTCCGGTCTCACCTCGCAGGCGTGGCTGGCGGCGGGCGTGGTCATCCCGCGCACCTCGCAGGAGCAGTGGCGGCTGCTGCACCGCGTCCCGGTGGCGAAGATGCGCCCCGGTGACCTGATCATCCACAACGCGGACGCCAGTCACGTCTCGCTCTACATCGGCGACGGCCGGATGATCCACGCCCCTCGCCCGGGGCGGAACGTGACCGTGGCGCCGGCCGGGTCGATGGAGATCCTCGGGGTGGTGCGGCCCGACGCCTGA
- a CDS encoding DUF418 domain-containing protein codes for MSPPRARRIDELDVLRGFALFGILVVNALLMAGPYTVLGGGPGASGADRIAAWAVTALVTAKFYVLFSFLFGYGFALQARSARRAGAAFAPRHLRRTAGLFVLGAAHAALLYPGDVLTTYAVLALVLYGLSGLGVRALLRVAAALLLLLAALLLGYGLLTVALTEPVPDASYTPGDAARAAAYRGDAASVLHTHLRDLPAVLGTNLLYAPAMLAAFLGGLAAAKSRLAERRGQDRAWLRRTALRRLPLGLGGGAVAACCASGPLDGRWFLVGQAVTVLTAPALATSYACGLLLLLTGRAGARVPAAAGVLAAAGRMALTHYLTQSLVLACVFSGYGLGLYDRAGTVAVLADCVLLYAAQLWLGARLSARTRYGPAEWVLRAVTLGRRPGGPPRPVTKPAWTAAPLASRSDPRRSAEPGDGVPPAP; via the coding sequence GTGAGCCCGCCTCGCGCCCGGCGGATCGACGAACTCGATGTGCTGCGCGGGTTCGCCCTGTTCGGCATCCTGGTGGTCAACGCCCTGCTGATGGCGGGCCCGTACACGGTCCTCGGCGGCGGGCCCGGGGCGTCGGGGGCGGACCGCATCGCCGCGTGGGCGGTGACCGCCCTGGTCACGGCCAAGTTCTACGTCCTGTTCTCCTTCCTCTTCGGCTACGGCTTCGCTCTCCAGGCCCGGTCCGCGCGCCGGGCCGGTGCCGCCTTCGCCCCCCGCCATCTGCGGCGCACGGCCGGCCTGTTCGTCCTGGGCGCGGCACACGCGGCCCTGCTGTACCCCGGGGACGTCCTGACGACGTACGCCGTCCTCGCGCTGGTGCTGTACGGGCTGAGCGGCCTCGGCGTCCGGGCACTGCTGCGGGTGGCGGCCGCCCTGCTGCTGCTCCTGGCGGCGCTGCTGCTCGGGTACGGGCTGCTGACCGTCGCCCTCACCGAACCGGTCCCCGACGCCTCGTACACGCCCGGGGACGCCGCGCGGGCCGCCGCATACCGGGGTGACGCCGCCTCGGTGCTGCACACGCACCTGCGTGACCTGCCCGCCGTGCTCGGTACGAATCTGCTGTACGCGCCCGCCATGCTGGCCGCGTTCCTGGGCGGGCTGGCCGCGGCGAAGTCCCGGCTGGCCGAGCGACGCGGACAGGACCGCGCGTGGCTGCGCCGGACCGCCCTGCGCCGGCTGCCGCTCGGTCTCGGCGGTGGTGCGGTCGCCGCCTGCTGCGCGAGCGGGCCGCTGGACGGCCGTTGGTTCCTCGTCGGGCAGGCGGTCACCGTTCTGACCGCCCCGGCGCTCGCCACGTCGTACGCCTGCGGTCTGCTCCTGCTGCTCACGGGCCGGGCCGGGGCCCGCGTACCGGCGGCGGCCGGTGTGCTCGCCGCCGCCGGGCGCATGGCGCTCACCCACTACCTCACCCAGTCGCTCGTCCTCGCCTGCGTCTTCTCCGGGTACGGGCTGGGGCTGTACGACCGGGCCGGCACGGTCGCGGTCCTGGCCGACTGCGTGCTGCTCTACGCCGCCCAGCTCTGGCTCGGCGCACGGCTGTCGGCGCGGACGCGGTACGGGCCGGCCGAGTGGGTGCTGCGCGCCGTGACGCTGGGCCGCCGCCCCGGAGGCCCGCCGCGGCCGGTCACGAAGCCCGCTTGGACAGCGGCACCCCTCGCGTCCCGGTCGGACCCGCGACGGAGCGCGGAGCCGGGAGACGGCGTGCCGCCCGCTCCGTGA
- a CDS encoding type IV secretory system conjugative DNA transfer family protein, translating to MFTVVWSGGTLGSGLTGNGWHGPPFALSTVTRLVTGGPGGLWPGTPAAALYGGMLGLLALVALPVALLLRFLLGRAGRTEGLAGRRELAAMCPKGIEARARELRPTLEGRDRLHPDETGNLLGDLMPNGPELRSSHEDVELDLMAPRAGKSTGIAVPRVLRAQGAVLLTSNKSDVYAVTRAEREKAGTVWTFDPQGIAHTPRALWWDLLGECHTIEGSRRMAGHFVASVNDDTAKKDFWISAAQNTLTALFLAAARSGTPLPELLGWLADPADRTPVDLLRDAGLVAMAEQLQGTVRGAVETRDGIYETARQTVSCLLDPEILAWVSPDPRLPEFRPDRHVLGRDTLYLLSKDGGGSAAGVIAGLADATMRAGVVAAERMGGRLDPPLTAVLDEAANVCRISDLPDLYSHFGSRGINVVTLLQSYRQGARVWGEVGMDALWSAATVKLLGAGLDDADFVQKISTLVGQHDVRTPTVSRGKEGTSRSYSYRQEAVLPPDRIRALPKGTALLLATGVKPALIRLRPWYKEPWAAGISAAAKAETAAITERAARRLPAPRSVAGPTGTRGVPLSKRAS from the coding sequence ATGTTCACCGTCGTCTGGTCCGGCGGGACCCTCGGGTCGGGGCTGACGGGCAACGGCTGGCACGGCCCGCCGTTCGCCCTGTCCACGGTGACGCGACTGGTGACCGGCGGGCCCGGCGGCCTGTGGCCCGGGACACCGGCCGCGGCACTCTACGGCGGCATGCTGGGGCTGCTTGCGCTCGTCGCCCTGCCCGTCGCCCTGCTGCTGCGCTTCCTGCTGGGCCGGGCCGGCCGCACCGAGGGCCTGGCCGGGCGGCGCGAACTCGCCGCGATGTGCCCCAAGGGCATCGAGGCCCGCGCCCGCGAACTACGCCCCACCCTGGAGGGCCGTGACCGGCTCCACCCGGACGAGACCGGCAACCTCCTGGGCGACCTCATGCCGAACGGGCCGGAGTTGCGCAGCAGTCACGAGGACGTGGAGCTCGACCTGATGGCGCCACGGGCCGGCAAGTCCACCGGCATCGCGGTCCCCCGGGTGCTGCGTGCCCAGGGCGCCGTCCTGCTCACGTCCAACAAGTCGGACGTGTACGCCGTCACCCGCGCCGAACGCGAGAAGGCGGGCACGGTCTGGACGTTCGACCCGCAGGGCATCGCGCACACCCCGCGCGCCCTGTGGTGGGACCTGCTCGGCGAGTGCCACACCATCGAGGGGTCCCGCCGCATGGCCGGTCACTTCGTGGCGTCCGTCAACGACGACACGGCGAAGAAGGACTTCTGGATCTCGGCCGCCCAGAACACCCTCACGGCTCTCTTCCTGGCGGCGGCCCGCAGCGGGACTCCCCTGCCCGAATTGCTCGGCTGGCTCGCCGACCCCGCCGACCGCACCCCGGTCGACCTGCTGCGCGACGCCGGGCTCGTGGCGATGGCCGAGCAGTTGCAGGGCACCGTCCGCGGTGCGGTCGAGACCCGGGACGGCATCTACGAGACCGCCCGCCAGACGGTGTCCTGCCTGCTCGACCCGGAGATCCTCGCCTGGGTCTCGCCCGACCCGCGGCTCCCGGAGTTCCGCCCCGACCGGCATGTCCTCGGCCGGGACACGCTCTACCTGCTCTCCAAGGACGGCGGCGGTTCCGCGGCCGGCGTCATCGCCGGCCTCGCGGACGCGACGATGCGGGCCGGTGTGGTCGCCGCCGAGCGCATGGGCGGCCGGCTGGATCCGCCGCTGACCGCGGTCCTCGACGAGGCCGCCAACGTCTGCCGGATCTCCGATCTGCCCGACCTGTACTCGCACTTCGGCTCCCGCGGCATCAACGTCGTCACGCTGCTGCAGAGTTACCGCCAGGGTGCCCGGGTCTGGGGCGAGGTCGGCATGGACGCGCTGTGGAGCGCGGCGACGGTCAAACTCCTCGGCGCCGGTCTGGACGACGCCGACTTCGTGCAGAAGATCTCCACGCTCGTCGGCCAGCACGACGTCCGCACCCCCACCGTCTCGCGCGGCAAGGAGGGCACGTCCCGGTCGTACTCCTACCGCCAGGAGGCCGTTCTGCCGCCGGACCGCATCCGTGCCCTGCCCAAGGGCACGGCCCTGCTGCTCGCCACCGGCGTCAAGCCCGCGCTGATCCGGCTGCGCCCCTGGTACAAGGAGCCCTGGGCGGCGGGGATCTCGGCGGCGGCGAAGGCGGAGACGGCGGCCATCACGGAGCGGGCGGCACGCCGTCTCCCGGCTCCGCGCTCCGTCGCGGGTCCGACCGGGACGCGAGGGGTGCCGCTGTCCAAGCGGGCTTCGTGA
- a CDS encoding ATP/GTP-binding protein — translation MSRREEKRAEQADRLAELQVREELGALRAGAGGARPVEPGPGEDGGGRSGGRTGRRKRQASGGSRARELFVPPRGWYGPGGGRVGYLDPPTMWRATTVQACGMWPFAAGSGSPMTGVPLGQHLFTGATVCGDPLNWFTRARYISNPSLFMLGMPGLGKSTLVNRMLIGLSATGVVPLVLGDLKPDYADTVRALGGQVISIGRGRGGINVLDPGAMGAAAARIGGEAGEVLKAETHGRVLNMVAALITIVRGRPMDDHEQSVLSAVLHHLRERTPQGRTVLLPDVLRVLAEGPDRVRAVTLDRGDDARYRDAVDPLHRSLLGILDGPLGDTFASETSTRIDPAAPAVCIDISGIGEADTQLTAAAMLAAWSDGLGTVAASHALADAGLEPRRWFFTVLDELWRPLRAASGIVDRIDALTRLNRSLGLGDAKITHTLKDAEALGTDADRAKARGFVERAGMVVCAGLPKAEMEDLGKVVGLSRREIELVSSWSSPPGWGVSGEHEEPPGRGRFLIKVGGRPGIPIKVAITDAERRLHDTNTRWTATEQTVERAVEQELARTAAQVARAAQEGAYALPGTPQGPALGGDAGRWTA, via the coding sequence GTGAGCCGCCGCGAGGAGAAGCGGGCCGAACAGGCAGACCGGCTGGCCGAGTTGCAGGTACGCGAGGAACTGGGCGCGCTGCGCGCCGGAGCGGGGGGCGCCCGGCCGGTCGAGCCCGGGCCGGGCGAGGACGGCGGCGGGCGGAGCGGAGGCCGCACGGGCCGGAGAAAACGGCAGGCGAGCGGGGGTTCCCGGGCGCGCGAGCTCTTCGTGCCGCCGCGCGGCTGGTACGGGCCCGGGGGCGGGCGGGTCGGTTATCTGGACCCGCCGACCATGTGGCGGGCCACCACCGTGCAGGCGTGCGGTATGTGGCCGTTCGCCGCCGGTTCCGGCTCACCCATGACGGGGGTACCGCTGGGACAGCACCTGTTCACCGGGGCCACGGTCTGCGGCGACCCGCTGAACTGGTTCACCCGGGCCCGCTACATCTCCAACCCGTCGCTGTTCATGCTCGGCATGCCGGGCCTGGGCAAGTCCACGCTCGTCAACCGCATGCTGATCGGTCTCTCCGCGACCGGTGTCGTCCCGCTGGTCCTCGGTGACCTCAAGCCCGACTACGCCGACACCGTCCGCGCCCTGGGCGGTCAGGTGATCTCCATCGGCCGCGGCCGGGGCGGCATCAACGTCCTCGACCCGGGCGCCATGGGCGCGGCGGCGGCCCGGATCGGCGGCGAGGCGGGCGAGGTGCTGAAGGCCGAGACGCACGGCCGGGTGCTGAACATGGTGGCCGCGCTGATCACCATCGTGCGCGGCCGGCCGATGGACGACCACGAGCAGTCCGTGCTCTCGGCTGTCCTGCATCACCTGCGCGAACGCACCCCGCAGGGCCGTACGGTGCTGCTGCCGGACGTGCTCCGGGTGCTCGCCGAGGGCCCCGACCGGGTGCGCGCGGTCACCCTGGACCGCGGTGACGACGCCCGCTACCGGGACGCCGTCGACCCGCTGCACCGCTCCTTGCTGGGCATCCTCGACGGTCCGCTGGGCGACACGTTCGCATCGGAGACCTCCACGCGCATCGACCCGGCCGCCCCCGCGGTGTGCATCGACATCTCCGGCATCGGTGAGGCCGACACCCAGCTGACCGCCGCCGCGATGCTCGCCGCCTGGTCCGACGGGCTCGGCACGGTGGCCGCCTCGCACGCGCTCGCGGACGCCGGGCTCGAGCCGCGGCGCTGGTTCTTCACGGTGCTCGACGAGTTGTGGCGCCCGCTGCGCGCCGCCTCCGGCATCGTCGACCGCATCGACGCGCTGACGCGACTGAACCGCTCCCTCGGCCTGGGGGACGCCAAGATCACCCACACGCTCAAGGACGCCGAGGCCCTCGGCACCGACGCCGACCGGGCCAAGGCCCGCGGGTTCGTGGAGCGGGCGGGCATGGTGGTGTGCGCCGGGTTGCCGAAGGCGGAGATGGAGGATCTCGGAAAGGTGGTGGGGCTGTCCCGGCGCGAGATCGAGCTCGTGTCGTCGTGGTCCTCCCCGCCCGGCTGGGGGGTCTCGGGGGAGCACGAGGAGCCGCCCGGCCGGGGCCGCTTCCTCATCAAGGTCGGCGGGCGCCCCGGCATCCCGATCAAGGTCGCGATCACCGACGCCGAACGCAGGCTGCACGACACCAACACCCGGTGGACGGCGACCGAGCAGACCGTCGAGCGGGCCGTCGAGCAGGAACTCGCCCGCACCGCCGCGCAGGTGGCCCGGGCCGCCCAGGAGGGGGCGTACGCGCTGCCCGGCACGCCCCAGGGCCCGGCGCTCGGAGGCGACGCGGGGAGGTGGACCGCGTGA